The DNA window GAAACGACATGGCGAAAGCCGCGGTATTGCACCGCTATGGGGAGCCGCTGACAATCGAAGAAGTGGAGGTGGCAAGCCCTAAGCGCGGGGAAGTGAGAGTGAAACTGAAAGCGGCCGGCCTTTGCCATAGTGATTGGCACGTCATCGAAGGCAAGCTCCCTCTGCCGCTGCCGATCGTGCTTGGCCACGAAGGAGCGGGCATTGTCGAGGAAGTCGGAGAAGGAGTGGCAAGCGTCAAGCAAGGCGACCATGTAGTGCTCAATTGGGTGCCATCATGCGGGACGTGCAGCTATTGCCGCATCGGGCGGCCCGATCTATGCGAAGAGGCGGCGCGGCTGACGGCGACCGGCACGCTGCCGGATGGGACGACGCGCTTTTCGCTGCATGGGAAACCCGTCTATCAATTTTTAACTGCTGGCGCGTTCAGCGAATACACCATCGTGCCGGAGCAGGCGGTCATCCCAATCCGTCGGGATGTGCCGTTTGAGCTGGCGGCCTTGATCGGCTGCAGCGTCATGACCGGGGTGGGGGCGGTCATTCATACGGCCCGCGTTCCGCCGGGCAGCACAGTCGCGGTCGTCGGCGCTGGCGGCGTCGGGTTCAATATCATTCAAGGAGCTGCGCTAGCGGGGGCGAAACAAATTATCGCTATTGATGTCGTCGAGGAAAAACTGGCGATGACGAAAACGTTCGGGGCGACGCACACCGTAAACGCCCGCGAGGACGATGCCGTCAGCGCCGTGCTCGACTTGACCGACGGCGTCGGCGTCGACTATGCGTTTGAGGCGATCGGCCGTCCAGAGACGATGGCCGACGCATACAACATGGCGAGAAAAGGAGGGATGACGGTCATCGTCGGCATCGCCGCGCCGCATGAAACGGTGGAGATCAACGCCTTTTCGCTGCCGTCCCAATCGAAAACGTTGACCGGTTCTTGGCTTGGCCAAGGCAATCCGCCGGTTGACTACCCGAAGCTCTTGGATTTATGCGCGGCGGGAAGGTTGAAGCTCGAGCCGCTCATCAGCGCCGTCTATTCGCTCGGCCAAATCAACGACGGGTTCGCCGCCTTAAAGAGCGGACAAAACATTCGCGGCATCATCCGCTTTGAAGAATGAGATGAAAAGCCGCACCGCGCGCGTTCGGGTGAACAACCAAGAGAAGCTGTTCGGCGGTCGGAAAGAGAGCGTTCTCTTCATCCTTGGACAAAAAGCGGGCAACCAAGGGGATCGAAAAACGTGAAACGATCGAGACGAGAGGGGGATTGACATGCCGGTGTTTCAAAGCGAACAGGAAGTATACGACGTTCTCGGCCGCTTTTTTGAAAAGGTGGCGGAGACGGACGAGTCAAAGGAATTGATCGCCTCGACGGAGCTAAGCCCCGGCTATGACGCGTATGTTCAATATATTTTTCATAAGCCGGAAGCGAAAATTACGTGGATGGAAGAATATGGAAAATTGAAAATTGTCTGCGGCGAAACGGAATTGCGCCCGGAGCTCGTGTTTGAGCAGACGGCGGATGTCGGGCATAAGTTTTGGCTTGGGAAGCTCGACTTGCAGCAGGCGCTCGCCCGCCAGCAAATCAAAGTGCAGGGGCCGCTTGTGAACGCCTTGAAAGTATTGCCGCAGCTTGACGCCATTTACCCGGCGTACCGCGAATATTTGCAGGAAATCGGGCGGAGCGACTTATTGCCATAGCAGGCGGGCTTGGGGAATGCAGGCCGGGATGTCGCGAAGAACGCTGCAAGCACTTGAAAACGCGCTGCCTCCATCGGCTTTGCGCCCGATATAGCGGTTGGGAAAGGAGAAACGACGATGATTTCTGTGAACACAACAGAAGCTGGTTTATGGATAGGAGGGGAATGGCAGCCGGCGGCGGATGGCGCGATGTTCGACGTCATCGACCCGGCGACAGGCCAAGTGACGGCCCGTGTGGCCAACGCCGGGGAAACAGATGTCAACAAGGCGGTCGCCATCGCCGAAGAGGCGTTTTCGGACCGGCGTTGGCTCTCGATTGCGCCGCTCGAGCGCGGGCGCATCTTGCGGCGCATCGCCGAACTGATCCGAAAGCATCATGATGAGCTCGCGCAGCTGATGACGCGGGAAAACGGCATGCCGATCAATCAAGCGCTGTTTATTGAAATTCCGCTCGCCGCCGACTGCTTCGACTTTTTCGCCTCGCTCGTCGTCAAGCCGCAAGGGGAGGTGCTGCCATTTTCCGTCGCTGGCTCGTCGCCGGATTACATGGCATGGACGGTGAAAGAGCCGATCGGGGTGGCTGGGCTCATCACCCCATGGAATTTTCCCCTCTTGATGCCGACGTGGAAAATCGCCCCGGCGCTGGCGGCGGGCTGTACGATGGTGTTAAAACCGGCGCCGGAAACGCCGCTGACGGCGTTGAAGCTTGCTGAGATTTGCCATGAGGCCGGCGTGCCGGAGGGCGTCATCAACGTCTTGCCTGGACTCGATGAGGCCGGAAAAGCGCTCGTCAGCCACCCTGGGGTGCCGAAAATCGCATTTACCGGCGAAACGGCAACCGGACGCCACATTTTGCAAGCGGCCGCCCCCCACATTAAGCGGGTGACGCTTGAGCTCGGCGGGAAGTCGCCGAATATCATCTTTGCCGACGCTGACTTGGAACAGGCGGCGAAAAGCGCGCTGTTTGGCGTGTTTTACAATTCAGGGCAAGTGTGCCAGGCAGGAAGCCGCATTTTAGTCGAACGGCCGGTTTACGAAACGTTTGTCGAGCTGTTGGCCAGCAAAGCGAAAAAGCTGAAAGTCGGCCCCGGCGCGGATGCGCGCAGCGACCTTGGCCCCGTCATCAGCCGGGAGCAATACGAGAAAGTGTTGCGCTACATTGACATCGGCAAGCAGGAAGGGGCGAGGCTCGCGGCGGGAGGGAGCGCGTTGGTCGGGCTTGGCGGAGGCTATTTCATCG is part of the Geobacillus sp. 46C-IIa genome and encodes:
- a CDS encoding Zn-dependent alcohol dehydrogenase — encoded protein: MAKAAVLHRYGEPLTIEEVEVASPKRGEVRVKLKAAGLCHSDWHVIEGKLPLPLPIVLGHEGAGIVEEVGEGVASVKQGDHVVLNWVPSCGTCSYCRIGRPDLCEEAARLTATGTLPDGTTRFSLHGKPVYQFLTAGAFSEYTIVPEQAVIPIRRDVPFELAALIGCSVMTGVGAVIHTARVPPGSTVAVVGAGGVGFNIIQGAALAGAKQIIAIDVVEEKLAMTKTFGATHTVNAREDDAVSAVLDLTDGVGVDYAFEAIGRPETMADAYNMARKGGMTVIVGIAAPHETVEINAFSLPSQSKTLTGSWLGQGNPPVDYPKLLDLCAAGRLKLEPLISAVYSLGQINDGFAALKSGQNIRGIIRFEE
- a CDS encoding aldehyde dehydrogenase, producing MISVNTTEAGLWIGGEWQPAADGAMFDVIDPATGQVTARVANAGETDVNKAVAIAEEAFSDRRWLSIAPLERGRILRRIAELIRKHHDELAQLMTRENGMPINQALFIEIPLAADCFDFFASLVVKPQGEVLPFSVAGSSPDYMAWTVKEPIGVAGLITPWNFPLLMPTWKIAPALAAGCTMVLKPAPETPLTALKLAEICHEAGVPEGVINVLPGLDEAGKALVSHPGVPKIAFTGETATGRHILQAAAPHIKRVTLELGGKSPNIIFADADLEQAAKSALFGVFYNSGQVCQAGSRILVERPVYETFVELLASKAKKLKVGPGADARSDLGPVISREQYEKVLRYIDIGKQEGARLAAGGSALVGLGGGYFIEPTVFADVKPSMGIAREEIFGPVAAVIPFQDEEEAASIANDTIYGLAAAVWTNDIKRALRLARRVKSGTVWLNTYQVLSPTAPFGGYKQSGLGRELGMQALDAYLETKTVICDLNDRPMTLF